The following proteins are co-located in the Hypanus sabinus isolate sHypSab1 chromosome 28, sHypSab1.hap1, whole genome shotgun sequence genome:
- the dnaaf4 gene encoding dynein assembly factor 4, axonemal isoform X1, translated as MPVLVKDYTWEQVESKVFITVPLKGVGAGKADIFCAEDYVKVNFPPFLFEVLLYASIDESKSSAKVGNGAVIFTLHKRESRMWEQLITTEINKEKLQEKRERAILAAQVKAQEAAKEKTIKKRENEKYSLEKMMKVEEDNRKQIEELKKQEQIKATEELEKWKLQKLEEEELKRKEELKIARQKIEAEKKWKKGENIIRNSASEVPYKHSLKKGNASNIFTEEARKEMIPAPRSAGNIQIQFTPRVFPTALRESLIAEEEEWLRKQAEARRANNAYVPELKDLKEEEKNPDWLKDKGNKLFASGDYLAAINAYNLGIRLNNNLPALYLNRAATHLKLRNLHKALEDCSKALELLTPAVPDNAESRLKAHVRRGAAFCELELYVEGLQDYEAALKIDPNNAAVKADAEKIRRVIQGIPPDF; from the exons gtgaacttccctccatttctGTTTGAAGTGCTGCTATATGCTTCTATTGATGAATCAAAAAGCTCAGCTAAGGTTGGAAATGGTGCTGTCATCTTCACCTTGCATAAAAGAGAATCTAGAATGTGGGAACAACTTATAACTACTGAAA TTAATAAGGAAAAGTTgcaagaaaagagagagagagccattCTTGCTGCTCAAGTGAAGGCACAAGAAGCTGCAAaagaaaaaacaattaaaaagcgAGAAAATGAGAAATACTCATTGGAAAAAATGATGAAG GTGGAGGAAGATAATAGAAAACAGATTGAAGAATTGAAAAAGCAAGAACAAATAAAAGCTACTGAAGAGCTAGAAAAGTGGAAGCTTCAGAAACTTGAAGAGGAGGAACTAAAGAGAAAGGAGGAACTAAAGATCGCAAGGCAAAAAATTGAAGCAGAAAAAAAGTGGAAGAAAGGTGAAAATATAATACGAAATTCTGCCTCAGAAGTGCCATACAAGCACTCTCTCAAAAAAG GCAATGCTAGCAATATATTTActgaagaagccagaaaagaaatgATCCCAGCTCCTCGTTCAGCTGGTAATATACAGATACAATTCACACCTCGAGTTTTTCCTACTGCACTGCGAGAGTCTCTCATTGCTGAGGAAGAGGAG TGGCTAAGGAAACAAGCAGAAGCTAGACGAGCCAATAATGCATATGTTCCCGAACTTAAAGAtttaaaagaagaagaaaaaaatccagACTGGCTGAAGGATAAAGGGAA CAAACTGTTTGCATCGGGAGATTATCTTGCAGCTATTAACGCTTACAATCTAGGAATAAGGTTGAATAACAATCTTCCAGCTTTGTATCTAAATCGGGCTGCAACCCATCTTAAGCTAAGAAACTTGCACAAAGCCCTTGAAGACTGTTCCAAG GCACTTGAATTATTAACTCCTGCAGTTCCAGACAATGCTGAGAGCAGACTGAAGGCCCATGTCAGAAGGGgggcagcattttgtgagttggAATTGTATGTGGAGG GTCTTCAAGATTATGAAGCAGCTCTTAAGATTGACCCAAACAATGCAGCAGTTAAAGCAGATGCAGAAAAGATACGTAGAGTGATTCAAGGAATTCCTCCTGATTTTTAA
- the dnaaf4 gene encoding dynein assembly factor 4, axonemal isoform X3: protein MWEQLITTEINKEKLQEKRERAILAAQVKAQEAAKEKTIKKRENEKYSLEKMMKVEEDNRKQIEELKKQEQIKATEELEKWKLQKLEEEELKRKEELKIARQKIEAEKKWKKGENIIRNSASEVPYKHSLKKGNASNIFTEEARKEMIPAPRSAGNIQIQFTPRVFPTALRESLIAEEEEWLRKQAEARRANNAYVPELKDLKEEEKNPDWLKDKGNKLFASGDYLAAINAYNLGIRLNNNLPALYLNRAATHLKLRNLHKALEDCSKALELLTPAVPDNAESRLKAHVRRGAAFCELELYVEGLQDYEAALKIDPNNAAVKADAEKIRRVIQGIPPDF, encoded by the exons ATGTGGGAACAACTTATAACTACTGAAA TTAATAAGGAAAAGTTgcaagaaaagagagagagagccattCTTGCTGCTCAAGTGAAGGCACAAGAAGCTGCAAaagaaaaaacaattaaaaagcgAGAAAATGAGAAATACTCATTGGAAAAAATGATGAAG GTGGAGGAAGATAATAGAAAACAGATTGAAGAATTGAAAAAGCAAGAACAAATAAAAGCTACTGAAGAGCTAGAAAAGTGGAAGCTTCAGAAACTTGAAGAGGAGGAACTAAAGAGAAAGGAGGAACTAAAGATCGCAAGGCAAAAAATTGAAGCAGAAAAAAAGTGGAAGAAAGGTGAAAATATAATACGAAATTCTGCCTCAGAAGTGCCATACAAGCACTCTCTCAAAAAAG GCAATGCTAGCAATATATTTActgaagaagccagaaaagaaatgATCCCAGCTCCTCGTTCAGCTGGTAATATACAGATACAATTCACACCTCGAGTTTTTCCTACTGCACTGCGAGAGTCTCTCATTGCTGAGGAAGAGGAG TGGCTAAGGAAACAAGCAGAAGCTAGACGAGCCAATAATGCATATGTTCCCGAACTTAAAGAtttaaaagaagaagaaaaaaatccagACTGGCTGAAGGATAAAGGGAA CAAACTGTTTGCATCGGGAGATTATCTTGCAGCTATTAACGCTTACAATCTAGGAATAAGGTTGAATAACAATCTTCCAGCTTTGTATCTAAATCGGGCTGCAACCCATCTTAAGCTAAGAAACTTGCACAAAGCCCTTGAAGACTGTTCCAAG GCACTTGAATTATTAACTCCTGCAGTTCCAGACAATGCTGAGAGCAGACTGAAGGCCCATGTCAGAAGGGgggcagcattttgtgagttggAATTGTATGTGGAGG GTCTTCAAGATTATGAAGCAGCTCTTAAGATTGACCCAAACAATGCAGCAGTTAAAGCAGATGCAGAAAAGATACGTAGAGTGATTCAAGGAATTCCTCCTGATTTTTAA